The nucleotide sequence GCCGCCGCCATGGTCAGATAACCTCCGGTCAGCGCCTTGCCGACGCACATCACGTCCGGCGTCACCGCCGCGTGGTCCGCCGCGAACAGCGCGCCCGTACGGCCGAACCCGGTCGCGATCTCGTCGAACACCAGCAGCACGTCATGCGCGTCGCACGCCTCGCGCAGCACCCGCAGATACGCGGGGGAGTGGAACCGCATCCCACCCGCCCCCTGCACCACGGGCTCCACGATCACGGCGGCCAGTTCACCGGCGTGCCGCTCGATCGCCGAGCGCAGCAGCTCCGCGTACGACTCCTCGTACTCGACCGGCGGCGCGTCCACGAACACCTGGCGGGGCAGGACGCCCTGCCACAGCTCGTGCATCCCGCCCTCGGGGTCGCACACGGACATCGGCTGCCAGGTGTCGCCGTGGTAGCCGCCGCGCCAGGTCAGCAGGCGCTGCTTGCCGGGGCGGCCGAGCGAGCGCCAGTACTGCAGGCACATCTTGACCGCGACCTCGACGGAGACCGACCCCGAGTCGGCGAGGAAGACATGCTCCAGGCCCTCGGGCGACATGTCGACAAGGTGCTTCGCCAGCCGCACGGCGGGCTCATGGGTGAGCCCGCCGAACATGACGTGGCTCATCCGGCCGAGTTGCTCGCGCGCCGCCTCGTCGAGCGCCGGGTGGCTGTAGCCGTGGATGGCCGACCACCACGACGACATGCCGTCCACCAGCTCGCCCGACCCGTCCGCGAGCTTCAGCCGGACCCCGCTCGCCGACTCCACGACGAGCGGTTCCTGCCGGCCCGGCATGGGCCCGTACGGATGCCACACATGCCGCCGGTCCAGCTCCAGCAGCTCGGACACCCCCGGGCCGGGCGGACGGGGCAGGTCAGGCATTGGGCGCGAGGTCGGTCCCGGCGCCCCGACGGCGTACGGCCACGAGGTCCGTACGAACCTCTCCCGCCGAGCTCTCGACGGCCGGGGTCCCGGCGGCGGAACCGCACACACCGCCCCCCGCGTGCGACCCACAGCCCGCGCCCGAGCTCTCGTGCGACCCGCAGCCGCCCCCCTCGTGCGACCCGCACCCGGCGTTCTCACGGGACCCGCAGCCCCCGTCGGCGGCGACGGTCGCCCGGTGCTCCGGCAGAGTCACCTGATCGGCGCCCTCCACCTCGAAGCCGGCGTCCGCGATCATCTCCAGGTCGGCCCTGCCCGCCTGACCCTCACTGGTGAGGTAGTCGCCGAGGAAGATCGAGTTGGCCAGGTGCAGGGCGAGCGGCTGCATCGTACGGAGATGGACCTCGCGGCCACCGGCGATCCGCACCTCGCTGTCCGGGCAGACGAACCGCACCATCGCCAGGATCCGCAGACAGCGCTGCGGGGTGAGGTTCCACTCCTTGGCGAGCGGGGTGCCCTCGAACGGGATCAGGAAGTTCACCGGCACCGAGTCGGGGTCCAGTTCGCGCAGGGCGAAGACCACGTCGACCAGGTCCTCGTCGCTCTCGCCCATGCCCGCGATCAGGCCGGAGCAGGCCGACAGGCCCGCCGCGTGCGCCTTCTGGACGGTGTCGACGCGGTCGGCGTACGTGTGCGTCGTCGTGATCCCGCCGTACGTCGCCTCGGACGTGTTCAGGTTGTGGTTGTAGGCGTCCGCGCCCGCCTCGCGCAGGCGTTCGGCCTGGCCGTCGGAGAGCAGACCGAGACAGGCACACACCTCGACGCCCTCGTTCTGGTCCTTGATCGTCTTGATGGTGTCGGAGACCCGGTCCACGTCCCGGTCGCTCGGACCGCGCCCGGACG is from Streptomyces sp. NBC_01314 and encodes:
- a CDS encoding adenosylmethionine--8-amino-7-oxononanoate transaminase translates to MPDLPRPPGPGVSELLELDRRHVWHPYGPMPGRQEPLVVESASGVRLKLADGSGELVDGMSSWWSAIHGYSHPALDEAAREQLGRMSHVMFGGLTHEPAVRLAKHLVDMSPEGLEHVFLADSGSVSVEVAVKMCLQYWRSLGRPGKQRLLTWRGGYHGDTWQPMSVCDPEGGMHELWQGVLPRQVFVDAPPVEYEESYAELLRSAIERHAGELAAVIVEPVVQGAGGMRFHSPAYLRVLREACDAHDVLLVFDEIATGFGRTGALFAADHAAVTPDVMCVGKALTGGYLTMAAALCTARVADGISRGEVPVLAHGPTFMGNPLAAAVACASIELLLGQDWLAEVKRIETGLREGLAPVREVPGVKDVRVLGAIGVVQLDHAVDMRAATAAAVGEGVWLRPFRDLVYTMPPYVTGDEDVARIARAVCAATATATAG
- the bioB gene encoding biotin synthase BioB gives rise to the protein MDLLNTLVDKGLRREPLSRAEALAVLGTSDDELLDVVAAAGKVRRHWYGRRVKLNYLVNLKSGLCPEDCSYCSQRLGSTAGILKYSWLKPDEASKAAAAGLAGGAKRVCLVASGRGPSDRDVDRVSDTIKTIKDQNEGVEVCACLGLLSDGQAERLREAGADAYNHNLNTSEATYGGITTTHTYADRVDTVQKAHAAGLSACSGLIAGMGESDEDLVDVVFALRELDPDSVPVNFLIPFEGTPLAKEWNLTPQRCLRILAMVRFVCPDSEVRIAGGREVHLRTMQPLALHLANSIFLGDYLTSEGQAGRADLEMIADAGFEVEGADQVTLPEHRATVAADGGCGSRENAGCGSHEGGGCGSHESSGAGCGSHAGGGVCGSAAGTPAVESSAGEVRTDLVAVRRRGAGTDLAPNA